A window from Actinomycetes bacterium encodes these proteins:
- a CDS encoding thiolase family protein, translated as MSEDIWILGIHMTKFGKRPESDVVDLAAEAALGALSDGGVTMGEMGVLAAGNLMGAATGVGQMLQKQIGQTGIPVYNVANACATGATALRTAIMAVRAGECDMGLAVGVEKLAGAGLLSGGSRKKDSDTWEPSGRYGAVAPLDGRVGTETMPGVFAQIGMEYGHTYGGTDFELFARISEKNHMHSTLNPLAAYTKAMSLEQIMGDVMIAYPNTRPMCSANCDGAAAAVVVSDSKLKTMSLEQQRRAVKVAASVLTTDPWEEACQILPDVNTLTRNAATQAYEQAGVGPDDLDLVELHDCFATAELVHYDNLMLCEQGGAVDFFESGAPFRDGPKPVNVSGGLESKGHPIGATGIANIWEVCHHLRGEAGDRQIDGAQVGLAHVIGLGSACGVHILEKAAA; from the coding sequence ATGAGTGAGGACATCTGGATCCTCGGGATCCACATGACGAAGTTCGGCAAGCGCCCTGAGTCCGATGTGGTCGACCTCGCGGCCGAGGCGGCGCTCGGTGCGCTGTCCGACGGCGGGGTCACCATGGGCGAGATGGGGGTGTTGGCCGCCGGCAACCTCATGGGTGCCGCCACGGGGGTGGGCCAGATGCTCCAGAAGCAGATCGGCCAGACCGGCATCCCGGTGTACAACGTGGCCAATGCGTGCGCCACGGGTGCCACGGCGCTGCGTACCGCGATCATGGCGGTGCGCGCCGGTGAGTGCGACATGGGCCTTGCCGTCGGTGTCGAGAAGCTCGCGGGAGCAGGACTGCTCTCCGGTGGATCGCGCAAGAAGGACTCCGACACGTGGGAGCCCAGTGGCCGTTACGGTGCAGTGGCACCGCTCGACGGCCGTGTCGGCACCGAGACCATGCCCGGCGTGTTCGCCCAGATCGGCATGGAGTACGGCCACACCTACGGGGGCACCGACTTCGAGCTCTTCGCCCGCATCAGCGAGAAGAACCACATGCATTCCACGCTCAACCCGCTGGCGGCGTACACCAAGGCGATGAGCCTCGAGCAGATCATGGGCGACGTGATGATCGCCTACCCCAACACGCGGCCGATGTGTTCGGCCAACTGCGACGGTGCTGCTGCTGCGGTGGTCGTGAGCGACTCGAAGCTGAAGACGATGTCGCTGGAGCAGCAGCGCCGCGCGGTCAAGGTGGCTGCCTCAGTTCTCACCACGGATCCGTGGGAGGAGGCGTGCCAGATCCTGCCGGACGTCAACACGCTCACCCGCAACGCCGCCACCCAGGCCTACGAGCAGGCCGGGGTAGGTCCCGATGACCTCGACCTGGTGGAACTCCACGACTGCTTCGCCACAGCGGAGTTGGTGCACTACGACAACCTGATGCTCTGCGAGCAGGGCGGTGCGGTCGACTTCTTCGAGTCGGGCGCACCGTTCCGGGACGGCCCGAAGCCGGTCAACGTGTCGGGAGGCCTGGAGTCGAAGGGCCATCCCATCGGGGCGACGGGCATCGCCAACATCTGGGAGGTCTGCCACCACCTGCGCGGTGAGGCCGGGGACCGCCAGATCGACGGCGCCCAGGTCGGCCTGGCACATGTGATCGGGCTCGGGTCGGCGTGCGGAGTGCACATCCTGGAGAAGGCCGCCGCCTGA